One segment of Heterodontus francisci isolate sHetFra1 chromosome 28, sHetFra1.hap1, whole genome shotgun sequence DNA contains the following:
- the LOC137385202 gene encoding erythroblast NAD(P)(+)--arginine ADP-ribosyltransferase-like — translation MGVLGERPSRFSSQLINLGRARGCEAGEEELDSEAELSFWTGLLEKERVLSPALDKAWSQAWLEWARMKEGGRRAPGGLRDELAVAVVCYALEYPPPPSGPLYLRFNQASRQCLVAKGDRASCERFRGLHQLLASALRGLREAGEGPEVGGTVYRGASRPFWAAVGDTVQFGSFTSTSASRDVAEIFASAGGGGLGSGGTLFHIRTARGASVEELSPFPQEREVLIPPCESFRVDRVQSSQRHGQTRIDIHLTSLDLNASGSTLRLTWALYLLSTAISRHLF, via the coding sequence ATGGGAGTCCTGGGCGAGAGGCCGAGCCGCTTCTCCAGCCAACTGATCAACCTTGGGAGGGCGCGCGGCTGTGAGGCGGGGGAGGAGGAGCTGGACTCTGAGGCGGAGCTGAGTTTTTGGACTGGGCTGCTGGAGAAGGAACGCGTTCTGAGTCCAGCATTGGAcaaggcctggtcccaggcctggctgGAGTGGGCCCGGATGAAGGAAGGCGGTAGGAGGGCCCCGGGGGGCCTGAGGGACGAGCTGGCAGTGGCGGTGGTGTGCTATGCACTGGAGTACCCCCCTCCCCCATCGGGCCCGCTCTATCTCCGCTTCAACCAGGCCTCCCGCCAATGCCTGGTGGCCAAGGGGGACCGGGCCTCGTGTGAGCGCTTCCGGGGCCTGCACCAGCTCCTGGCTTCGGCCCTGCGAGGCCTGAGGGAGGCCGGGGAGGGTCCGGAGGTTGGAGGGACTGTTTACCGGGGGGCCTCCAGACCTTTCTGGGCGGCTGTCGGGGACACAGTGCAGTTTGGCAGCttcacctccacctcagccagccgAGATGTGGCCGAAATCTTCGCCAGCGCGGGAGGAGGGGGCCTAGGCTCGGGAGGAACTCTTTTCCACATCCGCACAGCCCGGGGGGCCTCCGTCGAGGAGTTGTCGCCCTTTCCGCAGGAGAGGGAGGTCCTCATTCCCCCCTGTGAGTCCTTCCGAGTGGATAGGGTCCAAAGCTCCCAAAGACACGGACAAACCCGCATTGACATACATCTGACCTCCCTCGACTTGAACGCCTCAGGGTCAACTCTCCGGCTGACCTGGGCCCTTTACCTCCTCTCCACGGCCATTTCCAGGCACCTGTTTTAA